A window of the Thermogemmatispora onikobensis genome harbors these coding sequences:
- a CDS encoding alpha-ketoacid dehydrogenase subunit beta, which translates to MIEALNNALALELERDERVVLLGQDIGLNGGVFRVTDQLQRRFGERRVFDTPLAESAIIGTSVGMAVYGLRPIAEIQFAGFLFLGMSQLVTQAARMRFRSGGAFSCPLVVRSPYGGGVRTPELHSDSLEGVFLQTPGLKVVIPSNPYDAKGLLAAAVADPDPVLFLENIKLYRSFRQETPEEYYTVPLGKAKTVQAGDDVSVFAYGAMVPVALEAARQAQQELGISVEVIDLRTVWPLDEEAIVSSVEKTGRAVVVHEAPRAGGIGAEVTALINERCLYSLLKPVARVTGYDTPYPVPGVEDYYLPTPAKVLAALRQVMEP; encoded by the coding sequence ATGATTGAGGCGCTCAATAATGCGCTGGCTTTGGAGCTGGAGCGCGATGAGCGGGTGGTCTTGCTCGGACAGGATATCGGCCTCAATGGTGGGGTTTTCCGTGTGACCGATCAGTTGCAGCGCCGCTTTGGCGAGCGGCGCGTTTTCGATACGCCGCTGGCAGAATCGGCCATTATCGGTACCTCGGTCGGCATGGCGGTCTATGGGCTGCGCCCGATCGCGGAGATTCAGTTTGCCGGCTTTCTCTTCCTCGGCATGAGCCAGTTGGTGACGCAGGCGGCCCGCATGCGCTTCCGCAGCGGCGGGGCCTTTAGCTGCCCGCTGGTGGTCCGTTCGCCCTATGGCGGCGGGGTGCGCACGCCCGAGCTGCATTCCGATAGCCTGGAAGGAGTCTTTTTGCAGACGCCGGGCCTCAAGGTGGTCATTCCTTCCAATCCCTACGATGCCAAGGGCCTGCTGGCGGCGGCGGTGGCCGATCCCGATCCTGTCCTCTTTCTGGAGAATATTAAGCTCTATCGTTCCTTCCGTCAGGAGACGCCGGAGGAGTATTATACGGTGCCGCTGGGGAAGGCGAAGACGGTGCAGGCAGGCGACGATGTCAGTGTCTTCGCCTATGGGGCGATGGTGCCGGTGGCGCTGGAGGCGGCCCGGCAGGCGCAGCAGGAGCTGGGGATCAGTGTGGAGGTGATCGATCTGCGCACGGTCTGGCCGCTGGATGAGGAGGCTATTGTCTCTTCGGTGGAGAAGACGGGGCGCGCCGTGGTGGTGCATGAGGCGCCGCGCGCCGGCGGCATCGGGGCCGAGGTGACGGCGCTGATCAATGAGCGCTGCCTCTATTCGCTGCTGAAGCCGGTGGCGCGCGTGACGGGCTACGATACGCCCTATCCGGTGCCCGGGGTGGAGGACTATTATCTACCGACGCCGGCGAAGGTGCTGGCGGCCCTGCGCCAGGTGATGGAACCCTGA
- a CDS encoding dihydrolipoamide acetyltransferase family protein: MVEFRLPDLGEGMEEAEIRRWLVRVGERVTAYQAIAEVETDKAVTEITSPVTGRVAEIRVGEGTRARKGEVLVVFEEEAAASAGERAQSSPVTAATAVTTEATGASRGSTAQAGAGVATTVAPAAGAGAASGGRRRVLAAPAVRKLAFELGVDLEQVPPSTPEGRVTLADVRAFAERQRTAATESRPEPAQPVAVAATANGAQPQPGAAPAPEEERQALTGLRRRIAERMERSWRSIPHATAFDEADGGALVALREALLPVAERRGLRLTYLPLLVKLLIPILKEFPIFNASLDEERREIVYKRVYHIGIATASPEGLLVPVLRHADRLSLAQIASELERLIEGGRRRSLGLHELTGSTFTLNNVGSFGGSSGTPIINYPEAAILAVGRLQEKAVVRNGSLVARPVLPLALSFDHRLIDGAQAGAFLARFKELVENPQQLLLDVV, from the coding sequence ATGGTCGAGTTCAGATTGCCCGATCTGGGCGAGGGTATGGAGGAGGCGGAGATTCGCCGCTGGCTGGTGCGCGTTGGTGAGCGCGTGACGGCCTACCAGGCGATTGCGGAGGTGGAGACCGATAAGGCGGTGACAGAGATTACATCGCCGGTGACGGGCCGGGTGGCGGAGATTCGCGTCGGTGAGGGAACGCGAGCGCGCAAGGGCGAGGTCCTGGTGGTCTTTGAGGAGGAGGCCGCTGCGTCGGCGGGAGAGCGCGCGCAGTCGTCGCCGGTGACGGCTGCGACGGCTGTGACGACTGAGGCGACGGGAGCTTCGCGTGGATCGACGGCTCAGGCGGGGGCGGGCGTCGCTACGACGGTGGCCCCCGCGGCGGGAGCGGGAGCGGCGAGCGGGGGACGGCGCCGCGTGCTGGCGGCTCCGGCGGTGCGCAAGCTGGCCTTTGAGCTGGGGGTCGATCTGGAGCAGGTCCCGCCGTCGACACCCGAGGGGCGCGTGACGCTGGCCGATGTGCGGGCTTTCGCCGAGCGCCAGCGAACGGCGGCCACCGAGAGCAGGCCAGAACCAGCCCAACCGGTCGCGGTCGCTGCCACGGCCAATGGTGCGCAGCCGCAGCCCGGGGCGGCTCCCGCGCCAGAGGAGGAGCGCCAGGCCCTGACAGGGTTGCGCCGCCGGATTGCCGAGCGCATGGAACGCTCCTGGCGCAGCATTCCCCATGCCACGGCCTTCGACGAGGCCGATGGCGGCGCCCTGGTGGCCCTACGCGAGGCCCTCTTACCCGTGGCTGAGCGGCGTGGGCTGCGCCTCACCTATTTACCTCTCCTGGTCAAGCTACTCATCCCCATCCTCAAGGAATTCCCCATTTTCAATGCCAGTCTCGATGAGGAGCGGCGCGAGATTGTCTATAAGCGCGTCTACCACATTGGTATCGCTACCGCCTCGCCCGAGGGCTTGCTTGTGCCGGTGCTGCGCCATGCCGATCGGCTGAGCCTGGCGCAGATCGCCAGCGAGCTGGAGCGTCTGATCGAGGGCGGACGCCGGCGCTCGCTGGGCCTGCACGAGCTGACGGGCAGTACCTTCACGCTCAACAACGTGGGGAGCTTCGGCGGTAGCTCTGGCACCCCCATTATCAATTATCCCGAGGCGGCCATTCTGGCCGTGGGCCGGCTCCAGGAGAAGGCCGTGGTTCGCAACGGCTCCCTGGTGGCGCGTCCAGTCCTGCCGCTGGCGCTCTCCTTCGATCATCGGCTCATCGATGGGGCCCAGGCGGGTGCCTTTCTGGCGCGTTTCAAGGAGCTGGTCGAGAATCCGCAGCAATTGCTGCTTGATGTGGTGTAA
- a CDS encoding dihydrolipoyl dehydrogenase family protein produces the protein MVVGDVTTAVDVLVLGGGPAGYVAAIRAAQLGRQVTLVDPVPPGGTCLHRGCIPLKALLTASERYAGLRRETLEPLGITLTGVTFDWSRLQAWKSSIVARLAEGVRRLLAGNRVQYVAGRAWFLGPEEVRVESEQGERFKFEHCLIAVGAETVPPPGLDYDGRTLLTPEQALSLQELPERLAVAGADYLALELATLFARLGVRVRLCLPGEELLPGVEAAALRLVQAGLRQLGVQVSSNLPPERVEERPLVVCGELRPRTAGLQLEAAGVQTDERGAVRVSPSMQSNIARVYAAGDCAATGAPPLASVAIKQGKVAAEALCGRRVQFAPLALPRVVLSSPELATVGYSAQEAERAGYRVKTGRFPLGANGRALMLGGETGTALVVANAEDESVLGMTVVGPRAGELIAVGVLAIEMGATLTDLAELLYAHPSLSECWLESAEGALGQAIHVLGRTTGR, from the coding sequence ATGGTTGTGGGCGATGTGACCACCGCGGTCGATGTCTTGGTCCTCGGCGGGGGACCGGCTGGCTATGTGGCCGCTATTCGGGCCGCGCAGTTGGGGCGTCAGGTGACGCTGGTTGATCCGGTGCCGCCCGGGGGGACGTGCTTGCATCGGGGCTGCATCCCTCTGAAGGCGCTGCTGACCGCCAGCGAGCGCTATGCCGGGCTGCGGCGCGAGACGCTGGAGCCGCTGGGTATAACGCTAACGGGGGTTACTTTCGATTGGAGCCGCCTGCAAGCCTGGAAGTCCAGTATTGTGGCACGCCTGGCCGAGGGCGTGCGGCGCTTGCTGGCTGGCAATCGCGTGCAGTATGTGGCGGGCCGGGCCTGGTTTCTTGGTCCCGAGGAGGTGCGCGTCGAGAGCGAGCAGGGCGAGCGCTTCAAGTTTGAGCACTGCCTGATCGCTGTCGGGGCCGAGACCGTGCCGCCGCCGGGCCTGGACTACGATGGGCGGACGCTGCTGACGCCGGAGCAGGCTCTGAGCCTGCAGGAGCTGCCAGAGAGACTGGCAGTGGCCGGGGCCGATTATCTGGCGCTGGAGCTGGCGACGCTCTTTGCGCGTCTGGGGGTGCGCGTGCGGCTCTGTCTGCCGGGCGAGGAGCTGCTACCGGGCGTGGAGGCAGCGGCCTTGCGCCTGGTGCAGGCCGGACTGCGTCAGCTCGGGGTCCAGGTGAGCAGCAATCTGCCGCCTGAGCGCGTAGAGGAGCGTCCGCTGGTGGTCTGCGGCGAGCTGCGCCCGCGTACGGCGGGGCTGCAGTTGGAGGCGGCGGGCGTACAGACCGATGAGCGCGGGGCCGTTCGGGTCTCGCCGTCGATGCAGAGCAATATCGCGCGCGTCTATGCTGCCGGCGACTGCGCAGCGACGGGGGCGCCGCCGCTGGCGAGTGTGGCCATCAAGCAGGGCAAGGTGGCGGCTGAGGCCCTCTGCGGGCGTCGGGTGCAGTTTGCGCCGCTGGCGTTGCCGCGCGTGGTCCTGTCGTCGCCGGAACTGGCGACTGTGGGCTACTCGGCTCAAGAGGCCGAGCGCGCCGGCTACCGCGTGAAGACGGGGCGCTTCCCGTTGGGGGCCAACGGTCGCGCGCTGATGCTGGGCGGCGAGACGGGAACGGCTCTGGTGGTGGCCAACGCCGAGGATGAGAGCGTGCTGGGCATGACGGTCGTGGGACCGCGGGCCGGAGAGCTGATCGCTGTGGGCGTGCTGGCCATCGAGATGGGGGCGACGCTGACCGACCTGGCGGAGCTGCTCTATGCTCATCCTTCGCTAAGCGAGTGCTGGCTGGAGAGCGCCGAGGGGGCGCTCGGTCAGGCGATTCACGTGCTGGGACGGACGACGGGACGCTAA